Proteins from a genomic interval of Cytophagales bacterium:
- the bshB1 gene encoding bacillithiol biosynthesis deacetylase BshB1 encodes MKLDILVTAAHPDDAELGCGGTIISHVEMGKKVGIADFTRGEMSTRGTPEIRDKEAEAAGKILGLSVRENLGFADVFFKNDDQHCLELIKIIRRYKPQIVLASAIHDRHPDHQKCAELTVRACFLSGLQKIETLTPGLQDAWRPKAVYHYIQDRYIKPDFVVDITPFWEKKLEALKTFKSQFYNPASDEPETYISQKGFLEYLEARAMEMGHAIGVKYGEGFTTQKQIGIKSLFDLV; translated from the coding sequence ATGAAACTTGACATATTAGTTACAGCCGCCCACCCTGACGATGCTGAGCTTGGGTGCGGGGGTACCATCATTTCGCACGTGGAAATGGGTAAAAAGGTAGGTATTGCAGACTTTACAAGAGGTGAAATGTCAACCAGGGGTACCCCGGAAATTCGTGATAAGGAAGCAGAAGCAGCAGGCAAAATACTGGGCCTTTCCGTAAGAGAAAATCTTGGCTTTGCAGATGTTTTCTTTAAAAATGATGATCAGCATTGCCTGGAGCTTATTAAGATCATCAGAAGGTACAAGCCGCAAATTGTGCTTGCAAGCGCCATACATGACCGCCACCCTGACCACCAAAAATGTGCAGAGCTGACTGTGAGGGCATGTTTTTTATCAGGGTTACAGAAAATTGAGACATTAACCCCGGGGCTTCAGGATGCGTGGAGACCTAAAGCGGTTTACCATTATATACAAGATAGATACATCAAGCCCGATTTTGTTGTTGATATTACACCCTTCTGGGAAAAAAAGCTTGAAGCTCTAAAAACCTTTAAAAGCCAGTTTTACAATCCCGCCAGCGATGAACCCGAAACCTACATTTCACAAAAAGGATTTCTGGAATACCTTGAAGCAAGAGCAATGGAAATGGGCCATGCCATAGGAGTGAAGTATGGAGAAGGTTTTACAACACAGAAACAGATAGGGATCAAGAGCTTGTTTGATTTGGTTTAA
- the trxB gene encoding thioredoxin-disulfide reductase yields MSTEQVKLLILGSGPAGYTAAVYAARAGIKPVLYQGDEPGGQLTITTDVENYPGYPDGVLGPQMMEDFKKQAERFGTDTRFGKATSVDFSSLPHKVVVDDDHIITADVVIISTGASAKWLGIESEQRLNGKGVSACAVCDGFFFKGMDVAVVGGGDTASEESSYLAKLCTKVYLLVRRDQMRASKFMQERVENTPNIELLWNSVTDEILGKDEVEGLRYKNTKTGELKEVPIKGFFVAIGHKPNTAIFVDYIKMDENGYIITEAGSTHTNIEGVFTCGDAQDHVYRQAVTAAGTGCMAALDAERYLAKLDFG; encoded by the coding sequence ATGAGTACAGAACAAGTAAAATTATTGATCCTTGGTTCAGGCCCGGCAGGTTATACTGCTGCAGTCTATGCTGCCAGGGCAGGTATAAAGCCGGTTCTCTACCAGGGTGATGAACCTGGCGGACAATTAACCATTACCACTGATGTGGAGAACTATCCAGGGTACCCTGATGGCGTATTGGGCCCCCAGATGATGGAGGATTTTAAAAAACAAGCAGAAAGATTCGGAACTGATACCCGTTTCGGGAAGGCTACATCTGTTGATTTTTCGTCATTACCACATAAAGTTGTTGTAGATGACGATCACATTATCACAGCCGATGTTGTGATCATTTCAACCGGAGCTTCTGCAAAGTGGCTGGGCATTGAATCAGAGCAGCGGCTAAATGGTAAAGGTGTTTCTGCATGTGCTGTCTGTGATGGTTTCTTTTTTAAGGGTATGGATGTAGCTGTGGTAGGAGGCGGGGATACAGCCAGTGAAGAATCTTCTTACCTTGCAAAATTGTGCACCAAAGTTTATCTGTTGGTTCGCAGAGATCAAATGAGAGCTTCAAAATTTATGCAAGAGCGGGTGGAGAATACTCCTAATATTGAACTCCTATGGAATTCGGTAACAGATGAAATTTTGGGCAAAGATGAAGTGGAAGGCTTAAGATATAAAAACACAAAAACCGGTGAGCTCAAAGAAGTACCAATAAAAGGATTTTTTGTAGCCATTGGGCACAAGCCAAATACCGCAATTTTTGTAGATTATATTAAAATGGATGAAAACGGGTATATAATCACTGAGGCTGGTTCAACCCATACAAACATTGAAGGCGTATTTACCTGCGGGGATGCCCAGGATCATGTTTACAGGCAGGCGGTAACGGCTGCCGGGACCGGCTGCATGGCTGCTCTTGATGCTGAAAGATATCTGGCGAAATTGGATTTTGGATGA
- a CDS encoding F0F1 ATP synthase subunit gamma: protein MCIGKKGWDYFSKSMSRALARERVEIVGDYVKLFSNLDFIEVKKATDHILNGFLNDDFQIVDIIYNEFKNVAAQIIRTEQFLPIVENSLPHTIKGVDGKQESGQANKTNPEVDYIFEPSRKQIMNALIPYSLRIRFYKALLESNAAEHGARMTAMDQATDNAEEILRDLRLTYNRTRQAAITKEILEIVGGAEALQGGG from the coding sequence ATGTGCATTGGAAAAAAAGGATGGGATTATTTTTCTAAAAGCATGTCCCGAGCGTTAGCGAGGGAAAGGGTTGAAATTGTCGGAGATTATGTGAAACTTTTTAGTAATTTGGATTTTATTGAGGTAAAAAAAGCAACCGATCATATTTTGAACGGCTTTCTAAATGATGATTTTCAGATTGTAGACATTATTTATAACGAGTTTAAAAATGTTGCCGCTCAAATAATAAGAACTGAGCAATTTTTACCGATCGTTGAAAATAGCCTTCCTCACACAATTAAGGGAGTGGATGGAAAGCAGGAAAGTGGTCAAGCGAATAAAACAAATCCGGAGGTGGATTATATTTTTGAACCGTCAAGGAAACAGATTATGAATGCATTGATACCATATTCCTTAAGGATCAGGTTTTATAAAGCATTATTAGAATCAAATGCTGCTGAACATGGCGCCAGGATGACTGCTATGGACCAGGCAACGGATAATGCCGAAGAAATTTTAAGAGACTTGCGGCTAACCTACAACAGAACCCGCCAGGCAGCCATTACAAAAGAGATATTGGAAATTGTGGGAGGAGCCGAAGCCCTTCAAGGCGGAGGATAG
- a CDS encoding F0F1 ATP synthase subunit alpha — MQVDIRPDEVSAILREQLSDFKTEAELEEVGTVLQVGDGVARIYGLTMVQSGELLEFETGLKALVLNIEEDNVGAVLFGESSGIKEGDTVKRTREIANIKVGDGMLGRVVNTLGVPVDGKGPIKGKLYEMPLERKAPGVIYREPVNEPLQTGIKAIDAMIPIGRGQRELIIGDRQTGKTAIAIDTIINQKEFFKKGEPVFCIYVAIGQKASTVAQVEITLERAGALDYTVIVSAPASEPSPMQFFAPFAGAAIGEYYRDTGRPALVIYDDLSKQAVAYREVSLLLRRPPGREAYPGDIFYLHSRLLERAAKVNTTDAVAQKMNDIPSSIKSMVKGGGSLTALPIIETQAGDVSAYIPTNVISITDGQIFLETSLFNAGIRPAINVGISVSRVGGNAQIKSMKKIAGTLKLDQAQFRELEAFAKFGSDLDAATKLIIERGRRNQEILKQAQYSPMPVEQQIALIYCSTNGLIDMVPIDKVKDFEKQYLQILTAQHVDILQALQSGKLDDNTTEVLKKVAIELVDRY; from the coding sequence ATGCAAGTAGACATAAGACCAGATGAAGTTTCTGCTATCTTAAGAGAGCAGTTATCAGATTTCAAAACCGAAGCAGAGTTGGAAGAAGTTGGCACTGTACTTCAGGTCGGTGACGGTGTGGCACGTATCTATGGACTTACCATGGTACAGTCAGGCGAGCTTCTGGAATTTGAAACAGGTTTAAAAGCCTTAGTCCTTAATATTGAGGAGGACAATGTGGGAGCTGTTTTATTTGGTGAATCGAGTGGAATTAAAGAAGGCGATACTGTTAAAAGAACCCGGGAGATTGCTAATATTAAGGTTGGAGATGGGATGTTGGGGAGAGTGGTCAATACCTTAGGAGTTCCCGTTGACGGTAAAGGCCCTATCAAGGGAAAATTATATGAAATGCCCCTGGAACGAAAAGCCCCGGGTGTGATCTACAGAGAACCGGTTAACGAACCCCTTCAAACAGGTATTAAAGCGATTGATGCTATGATCCCTATAGGCAGGGGGCAGCGTGAACTCATCATTGGAGACAGGCAAACCGGGAAAACAGCAATCGCTATTGATACAATTATCAATCAAAAAGAGTTTTTTAAAAAGGGTGAACCGGTATTTTGCATCTATGTGGCTATCGGACAAAAAGCAAGCACCGTAGCCCAGGTAGAAATAACACTTGAACGGGCTGGTGCATTGGATTATACCGTCATAGTTTCTGCTCCTGCTTCTGAACCGTCACCTATGCAGTTCTTTGCACCATTTGCAGGCGCTGCTATTGGCGAGTATTACAGAGACACAGGAAGGCCCGCATTGGTAATTTATGATGATCTGTCAAAACAAGCAGTAGCTTATCGGGAAGTTTCACTCCTTTTAAGAAGGCCCCCGGGACGTGAAGCTTACCCAGGTGACATTTTCTATTTGCATAGCCGGTTGCTGGAAAGAGCTGCAAAAGTAAATACTACTGATGCAGTAGCTCAGAAAATGAACGATATCCCTTCATCTATTAAATCTATGGTAAAAGGCGGAGGTTCACTTACTGCTTTACCAATTATTGAAACACAAGCCGGTGACGTTTCAGCATATATTCCTACAAATGTGATCTCTATCACTGACGGACAAATTTTTCTTGAAACAAGCCTTTTTAATGCAGGTATTCGCCCTGCTATTAATGTAGGTATCTCAGTTTCAAGGGTAGGGGGGAATGCCCAGATAAAATCAATGAAGAAAATAGCGGGAACGCTAAAATTAGACCAGGCTCAGTTCCGTGAATTGGAAGCTTTTGCAAAGTTCGGCTCTGACCTGGATGCTGCTACAAAGCTCATCATTGAAAGAGGCAGGAGAAACCAGGAGATCTTAAAACAAGCCCAATATTCCCCTATGCCGGTTGAACAGCAGATCGCACTTATTTATTGTTCTACAAACGGCCTTATTGATATGGTACCTATTGATAAAGTCAAAGATTTTGAGAAGCAATATCTGCAAATTTTAACAGCTCAACATGTAGATATCCTGCAAGCTCTTCAGTCCGGCAAGTTAGATGATAATACTACTGAAGTGCTTAAAAAAGTAGCTATAGAACTCGTTGATAGATATTGA
- the atpH gene encoding ATP synthase F1 subunit delta — protein MSEFRVATRYAKSLLELAKEQQVLDVVHKDMLLFSKTCEENRNLLLMLRNPIINHDKKLAILKAIFKDKVNKLTFAIFDIITRKNRENILFAISTEFHTRYNNLVGIGTANVTTAFDLTNDLKISFENIAKKLTGKNVELKEKVDEDMIGGFVLRIDDLQIDNSIKNKLNELKMQFRITK, from the coding sequence ATGTCCGAATTCAGGGTAGCCACAAGATATGCCAAGTCTCTGCTGGAATTAGCTAAGGAACAACAAGTATTGGATGTCGTACATAAAGATATGCTTCTTTTTTCAAAGACATGTGAAGAAAATCGCAATTTGCTGCTCATGCTCAGAAATCCTATCATTAATCATGATAAAAAATTAGCTATTTTAAAAGCCATATTTAAAGATAAAGTAAATAAGCTGACATTCGCCATTTTTGATATTATTACAAGGAAAAACAGGGAAAATATTCTGTTTGCCATATCTACAGAATTTCACACCCGGTACAATAATCTAGTAGGAATAGGAACGGCAAATGTCACTACTGCTTTTGATCTTACCAATGATCTTAAAATATCTTTTGAAAATATAGCAAAAAAACTTACCGGTAAAAATGTGGAACTAAAAGAAAAGGTAGATGAAGATATGATCGGGGGTTTTGTTCTGAGAATTGACGATTTGCAGATTGATAATTCGATTAAAAATAAGTTAAATGAATTAAAAATGCAATTTAGAATAACTAAATGA
- a CDS encoding four helix bundle protein, whose amino-acid sequence MENNNEDDFGFRFRNWDIYKDAREFRKFVNALLKKYPKEEQFRLVDQTKRALNSIVLQISEGANRNTDKDTRVYINRSHTSLDEVVGAMDCALDDRYINNHEHREVLLRAKSLAKRLRKFGDYLLSSYSKS is encoded by the coding sequence ATGGAGAATAATAATGAAGATGACTTTGGCTTTAGATTTAGAAATTGGGATATTTATAAAGATGCCAGAGAATTTAGAAAATTTGTTAATGCATTATTAAAAAAGTATCCTAAGGAAGAACAGTTTCGTTTAGTGGACCAAACAAAACGTGCATTAAATTCTATAGTTCTTCAAATTTCTGAAGGTGCAAACCGCAATACAGATAAAGACACAAGAGTTTATATTAATAGATCTCATACTTCCTTGGATGAGGTAGTTGGTGCTATGGATTGTGCATTAGACGATCGTTATATAAATAATCACGAACATCGTGAGGTATTATTACGTGCTAAAAGTCTTGCTAAAAGACTCAGAAAGTTTGGTGATTATTTATTATCATCATATTCAAAATCATAG
- a CDS encoding F0F1 ATP synthase subunit B, with protein MLQPEPGLIFWTLLVFLIVLFLLTKFAWKPIIKALKEREDSIEESLNSAEKAREEMAKLKAENEKLLAEAIVERDKMFKEAREASSRIIDEAKEKASQEGAKLIENAKEVINNEKQAALAEVKNQVASLSIQIAEKLLRKKLSDIEDQKELIKELIDEVSIN; from the coding sequence ATGTTACAACCAGAACCCGGTCTGATCTTCTGGACGCTGCTTGTTTTTCTAATTGTTTTATTCCTGTTAACAAAGTTTGCGTGGAAGCCGATCATTAAAGCGCTGAAAGAGCGTGAAGATTCTATTGAGGAGTCTTTAAATTCTGCTGAAAAAGCCAGGGAAGAAATGGCAAAGTTAAAAGCAGAAAATGAAAAACTGCTTGCTGAAGCAATCGTTGAGCGGGATAAGATGTTTAAAGAGGCAAGGGAAGCTTCTTCAAGAATTATTGATGAAGCTAAAGAAAAAGCATCACAGGAAGGTGCAAAGCTCATTGAAAACGCAAAAGAGGTGATAAATAATGAGAAACAAGCGGCTCTTGCTGAAGTTAAAAACCAGGTAGCTTCTTTATCAATTCAGATTGCAGAAAAGCTACTGAGAAAGAAGCTATCAGATATAGAAGACCAAAAGGAATTGATAAAAGAGCTTATTGATGAAGTTAGTATAAACTAA
- the atpE gene encoding ATP synthase F0 subunit C, producing the protein MITLLSTLFLVAEGIALMGAGIGAGLAAIGAGIGIGQIGASALQSIARQPEVAGDIRANMIIMAALVEGVALFGVVTCILILFL; encoded by the coding sequence ATGATCACTTTATTATCAACATTGTTTTTAGTTGCTGAGGGCATTGCCCTCATGGGTGCCGGCATAGGTGCAGGACTTGCAGCAATTGGCGCAGGCATAGGCATTGGACAGATTGGAGCAAGTGCTTTGCAATCTATTGCTCGTCAGCCGGAAGTAGCGGGTGATATCAGGGCAAATATGATCATTATGGCTGCTCTTGTAGAAGGAGTTGCGCTTTTTGGCGTTGTTACCTGTATCCTGATACTGTTCTTATAG
- the atpB gene encoding F0F1 ATP synthase subunit A: MIMHHIADDYSWHFATIGNTHITIPLPVILYSNSGLDVFLSSKFQHEHATYKGYRLEKGHIIKEDGKKFYDISITKNVASMMLSALLLCLIFMSAAKRYKKNKNKAPKGLQSLLEPIIIFVRDEIAIPMLGSKHQKYLPYLLTVFFFIWLNNLLGLLPGAANLTGNIAVTMTLAVITFVITNFSGNKHYWAHIFMPPGVPGWLWPLMVLVEIVGIFTKPFALMIRLFANMTAGHMIILSIISLIFIFGQNNPWVGGAVSVVSVAFSVFMLCLELLVATLQAYIFTILSSLFISDAVAEPHKNS; encoded by the coding sequence ATGATCATGCACCACATTGCTGATGATTATTCATGGCACTTTGCTACGATAGGCAACACCCATATTACAATCCCACTTCCTGTCATTTTGTATTCAAATAGTGGACTGGATGTATTTTTATCAAGTAAATTCCAACATGAGCACGCCACTTATAAAGGCTATAGATTAGAAAAAGGACATATTATTAAGGAAGATGGAAAAAAGTTTTATGATATTTCAATTACTAAAAATGTTGCTTCTATGATGTTAAGCGCTTTGTTGCTTTGTTTGATATTTATGTCTGCTGCTAAAAGGTATAAAAAGAATAAAAATAAAGCGCCTAAAGGGCTTCAATCACTATTAGAACCAATAATAATTTTTGTCAGGGACGAAATAGCAATACCTATGTTGGGTAGTAAGCATCAAAAATATTTACCATATTTATTAACTGTTTTCTTTTTTATCTGGTTAAACAACTTGTTGGGCCTGCTGCCCGGTGCGGCTAACCTGACAGGCAATATTGCCGTTACTATGACACTTGCAGTAATTACTTTCGTGATTACCAATTTTAGTGGAAATAAGCATTATTGGGCCCATATTTTTATGCCTCCTGGCGTACCCGGATGGCTATGGCCGCTCATGGTTCTTGTTGAAATTGTGGGAATTTTTACCAAGCCATTTGCTTTGATGATACGGCTTTTTGCTAATATGACAGCAGGACACATGATCATACTAAGTATTATCAGTCTGATATTTATTTTTGGTCAAAATAATCCATGGGTAGGAGGAGCGGTGTCGGTTGTATCGGTTGCATTTTCGGTTTTTATGCTGTGTCTTGAATTGTTAGTAGCTACTTTACAGGCATATATTTTTACCATACTTTCATCGCTCTTTATCAGCGATGCTGTTGCAGAGCCGCATAAAAATAGTTAA
- a CDS encoding YjgP/YjgQ family permease, which produces MNILDRYLLKKFLGAFIFVVAILVAIICVIDYTEKNEDFIRGEVPLGEILFDYYLNFVPYLANMLSPITVFIAAVFVTAKLASHTEIIAMISSGMSFRRILMPYIIGSSFIALVIFFLTNWVIPNSNKTRVAFEIAYIKNPFYYDLRNIHIKIAPGTYVYMESYNNTINAGYQFCMETIRDNNLYEKLKTNKITWLDHKKAWHLEKYTLRTFDGMSETITYGGPVDTVINLKPEEFKSTWKRNETLTLGELNDYIDELKEKGVENIEVYFIERYERFTYPFAIIILTIIGVIMSAKKAREGIGFRIALGFLLAFIYIIFVVMNRSLAQSGSLHPLLAVWMPNLIFAMVGVVLYKTVPR; this is translated from the coding sequence ATGAATATTTTAGACAGGTATTTGTTAAAAAAATTTTTAGGCGCTTTTATTTTTGTTGTAGCAATATTAGTAGCAATAATATGTGTAATAGACTATACTGAAAAAAATGAAGACTTTATTAGGGGCGAGGTACCTTTGGGTGAGATTCTTTTTGATTATTATCTGAATTTTGTTCCCTACCTGGCCAATATGTTAAGTCCCATCACCGTGTTTATTGCTGCGGTATTTGTTACGGCTAAATTGGCATCACATACCGAAATCATTGCAATGATAAGCAGCGGCATGAGTTTCAGGAGGATATTAATGCCTTACATTATCGGGTCGTCCTTTATAGCCCTGGTTATTTTCTTTCTCACCAACTGGGTCATCCCGAATTCTAACAAAACCAGGGTAGCATTTGAGATTGCTTACATTAAAAATCCCTTCTACTATGATCTCAGAAATATACATATTAAGATCGCTCCCGGCACTTATGTATATATGGAAAGCTATAATAATACGATCAATGCAGGATACCAGTTTTGCATGGAAACCATTAGGGATAATAATCTGTATGAAAAGCTGAAGACCAATAAAATCACGTGGTTAGACCACAAAAAAGCATGGCATCTTGAAAAATACACTTTGAGAACTTTTGACGGGATGAGCGAAACGATTACCTATGGAGGCCCGGTAGACACTGTGATCAATTTAAAGCCCGAAGAATTTAAAAGTACCTGGAAGAGAAATGAAACATTAACATTGGGTGAATTGAACGACTATATTGATGAGCTCAAAGAAAAAGGGGTTGAGAACATTGAGGTTTACTTTATAGAAAGATATGAACGATTTACTTACCCTTTTGCAATCATTATTCTCACGATAATCGGTGTTATCATGTCTGCAAAAAAAGCCAGGGAGGGGATTGGCTTTAGAATAGCGCTCGGTTTCTTGTTGGCCTTTATTTATATCATATTTGTTGTGATGAACAGAAGCCTGGCACAATCAGGTTCACTCCACCCTTTATTAGCGGTGTGGATGCCGAATCTTATTTTTGCTATGGTGGGGGTGGTGCTGTATAAAACGGTGCCGAGGTAA
- a CDS encoding YceI family protein → MKKSVLLSLFIAAIHFLLAGLAGHLAAQDIFISKDGKISFFSKAPLEDINPSSDKLASVLNTKTKKIIFSVIIKTLHDFNAALQEEHFNEKYMHSDKYSKATFKGEIQDDVNLTQPGTYNVKAKGILDIHGVEQERTIDGVITVEEGKINLKAKFKVEVADHKVKIPKLVWEKVAEVVDVTIDITYLPKE, encoded by the coding sequence ATGAAAAAATCTGTTTTATTATCGCTTTTTATTGCTGCAATCCATTTCCTGCTTGCCGGGCTGGCAGGCCATTTAGCAGCACAAGACATATTTATCTCCAAAGACGGTAAAATATCTTTTTTTTCCAAAGCGCCTCTGGAAGATATCAATCCCTCATCAGATAAGTTAGCTTCCGTGCTAAATACCAAGACTAAAAAAATTATTTTTTCCGTAATCATTAAGACTTTGCATGACTTTAATGCAGCTTTACAGGAAGAGCATTTTAATGAAAAATACATGCATAGTGATAAGTATTCTAAGGCTACTTTCAAAGGTGAAATCCAGGATGATGTAAACCTGACTCAACCGGGCACATATAATGTAAAAGCAAAAGGGATCTTAGATATCCACGGTGTAGAGCAGGAACGCACGATTGATGGCGTGATAACTGTGGAAGAAGGCAAAATTAATCTCAAAGCAAAATTTAAAGTAGAGGTAGCCGACCATAAAGTGAAGATACCCAAGCTTGTATGGGAAAAGGTTGCAGAGGTCGTGGACGTGACCATTGATATTACTTATTTGCCTAAAGAGTAA
- a CDS encoding T9SS type A sorting domain-containing protein: protein MKKILLSKIVKQVGLLFAITLCSTISYAQDTIKTSGFTFVPDSLVITVGDSVYFSDIGTLHPLVFNKSTTDSFKTPAWFVFDTVGIDNFYCANHVLLGMKGVIDVQSATGINYVNRDNFQLTISPNPFYEYTTLKIKSSGQKINSFKVHNVIGKEIVSYDLSDKNNTLSYKINFSGLEPGVYFCSIYTEMGLIETKKLVLLK, encoded by the coding sequence ATGAAAAAAATATTACTAAGCAAAATAGTTAAACAGGTTGGTTTACTTTTTGCAATCACTTTGTGTTCAACTATAAGTTACGCACAGGACACTATCAAAACAAGTGGCTTTACTTTTGTTCCGGATAGTTTGGTAATTACGGTTGGTGATTCAGTTTATTTTTCAGACATCGGAACGCTTCACCCTCTTGTTTTTAATAAAAGTACAACTGATAGTTTTAAAACTCCGGCTTGGTTTGTATTTGACACTGTGGGAATTGATAACTTTTATTGTGCTAACCATGTACTTTTGGGCATGAAAGGTGTTATTGATGTACAATCTGCAACGGGGATAAACTATGTTAACAGAGATAATTTTCAGTTAACTATTTCCCCAAACCCATTTTATGAATATACTACGCTTAAAATTAAATCAAGCGGGCAGAAAATAAACAGCTTTAAGGTTCACAACGTGATTGGTAAAGAGATCGTTTCTTATGACCTTTCAGACAAGAACAACACTTTAAGCTATAAGATCAACTTTTCAGGATTGGAGCCGGGTGTGTATTTCTGCAGTATTTATACAGAGATGGGATTGATAGAGACTAAAAAGCTGGTATTGTTAAAATAA